A stretch of Shewanella dokdonensis DNA encodes these proteins:
- a CDS encoding histidine phosphatase family protein has product MSCYRKLTVYLMRHGRCADGDILRGRTDSPLSEQGQEQMWNAWRELCNHLPEGKLRLLSSPLQRCSLFADSLASEMPEFFESPLATADWLQELNFGEWDGKSLASLQADYPKATAAYGCDPLNHTPPKAESVNELYQRISRGWSSLLQELLSSQQDNALLITHGGVIRTLISEMINPGKPPLNGIFSGLELPYGALLKIEVDAHEVDGDWECLPKLHWQL; this is encoded by the coding sequence ATGTCCTGCTACAGAAAATTGACAGTATATCTGATGCGCCACGGCCGCTGTGCCGATGGCGATATTCTAAGAGGCCGTACCGATTCGCCATTGAGCGAGCAGGGACAGGAGCAGATGTGGAACGCTTGGCGTGAGCTGTGTAATCATCTGCCAGAAGGCAAGTTACGACTGTTGAGTTCACCGCTGCAACGTTGCAGCCTGTTTGCCGACAGCCTAGCCAGCGAGATGCCGGAATTTTTCGAAAGTCCATTAGCCACCGCTGACTGGTTGCAGGAACTGAATTTTGGTGAGTGGGACGGTAAGTCTTTGGCATCACTGCAAGCCGACTATCCTAAAGCCACCGCCGCTTATGGATGCGATCCGCTCAACCATACCCCGCCAAAAGCTGAAAGCGTGAATGAACTGTACCAGCGTATTAGTCGTGGCTGGAGTAGCTTGCTACAGGAACTGCTAAGCAGCCAGCAAGATAATGCCTTGTTGATCACTCATGGTGGCGTGATCCGGACGCTCATCAGCGAAATGATCAACCCAGGAAAACCGCCATTAAACGGTATCTTCAGCGGCCTAGAACTGCCTTACGGCGCACTGCTGAAAATTGAAGTGGATGCCCATGAAGTTGATGGTGACTGGGAATGCCTGCCAAAACTGCATTGGCAGTTATAA
- a CDS encoding ABC transporter ATP-binding protein produces MEPALKADNICWSVAGKPILSGVSFSLPKGQVLGLIGPNGAGKSSLLRCLYRYIQPDTGNILLHGDAIDGMSLQTFARQVAVVQQDMPLASELSLRQLVATGLTPYKRLFERNSAEDNNAVDAALAQVGLHQQAEAMFRHLSGGEKQRALIARAIVQKPALLLLDEPTNHLDIRYQIQILELVRSLGVSVIASIHDLNLAAAMCDELLLLHQGRVIAAGDAATVLTEQRVSEVFGVCCQISRHSQTGKPLLQYFYGYAPPTADKTDAVRCDNGVNYAAK; encoded by the coding sequence ATGGAGCCGGCCCTAAAGGCTGATAATATTTGCTGGTCAGTAGCAGGCAAGCCGATATTGTCTGGTGTCAGCTTTAGCTTGCCCAAAGGGCAAGTGTTGGGACTCATAGGTCCTAACGGTGCTGGTAAGTCCAGTTTATTGCGATGTCTGTACCGCTATATTCAGCCCGATACTGGTAATATCCTGTTGCATGGTGATGCTATCGATGGCATGTCGCTGCAAACTTTTGCGCGTCAGGTGGCGGTGGTGCAGCAGGATATGCCTCTGGCGTCAGAGCTGAGTTTGCGGCAACTCGTCGCAACCGGTCTGACCCCTTATAAAAGACTTTTCGAGCGCAATTCGGCAGAGGATAATAATGCTGTTGACGCGGCATTGGCGCAGGTTGGTCTGCACCAGCAAGCGGAGGCAATGTTTCGACATCTGTCTGGTGGCGAAAAACAGCGGGCATTGATAGCTAGAGCAATCGTGCAAAAACCTGCGTTGCTATTGCTGGACGAGCCGACGAACCATCTGGATATTCGTTATCAGATCCAGATCCTCGAGCTTGTCAGAAGTCTTGGTGTGAGTGTTATTGCCTCTATCCATGATCTTAATTTGGCAGCGGCGATGTGTGATGAGTTGTTGTTATTGCATCAAGGGCGTGTGATTGCTGCCGGTGATGCGGCAACTGTGCTAACAGAGCAGCGTGTGAGCGAAGTTTTTGGTGTCTGTTGCCAAATAAGTCGGCATTCACAGACAGGCAAACCGCTGCTCCAGTATTTTTACGGTTATGCGCCGCCGACCGCCGATAAGACAGATGCTGTGCGGTGTGATAACGGAGTGAACTATGCCGCCAAGTAA